A window from Primulina huaijiensis isolate GDHJ02 chromosome 13, ASM1229523v2, whole genome shotgun sequence encodes these proteins:
- the LOC140991542 gene encoding cellulose synthase A catalytic subunit 7 [UDP-forming]-like codes for MEASAGLVAGSHNRNELVVIHGHEEPKTLKNLNGQVCEICGDAAGLTVDGELFVACNECGFPVCRSCYEYERREGNQLCPQCKTRYKRLKGSPRVEGDDDEEDIDDIEHEFNIDEEKKNTDIAESMLHGKMSYGRGQEDEENAQYPAVVAGGRSHHVSGEFPTPSHAYGGDQMMGSSLHRRVHPYPVSDETGGARWDDKKLEMGWKERMEDWKMQQGNLGPEYDDSADPEMTILDEARQPLSRKVPIASSKINPYRMVIVTRLVVLAFFLRYRILNPVHDAFGLWLTSIICEIWFAFSWILDQFPKWFPIDRETYLDRLSLRYEREAEPNMLAPVDIFVSTVDPMKEPPLVTANTVLSILAMDYPVDKISCYISDDGASMCTFEALSETAEFARKWVPFCKKFSIEPRAPEMYFSEKVDYLKDKVQPTFVQERRAMKREYEEFKVRINALVAKAIKVPPGGWIMQDGTPWPGNNTKDHPGMIQVFLGQNGGRDVEGRELPRLVYVSREKRLSFQHHKKAGAMNSLIRVSGVLTNAAFMLNLDCDHYLNNSKAVREAMCFLMDPQVGKKVCYVQFPQRFDGIDKHDRYANRNTVFFDINMKGLDGIQGPVYVGTGCVFRRQALYGYEPPKGPKRPKMVSCDCCPCFGRRKKLPNYSKNDPDGGVNIQGFDEDNKILMSQMNFEKKFGQSPIFVTSTLMIEGGVPPSSSPAALLKEAIHVISCGYEDKTEWGSELGWIYGSITEDILTGFKMHCRGWRSIYCMPKRAAFKGSAPINLSDRLNQVLRWALGSVEIFFSRHSPLWYGYKEGNLKWLERFAYVNTTVYPFTSLPLLAYCTLPAICLLTGKFIMPEISTFASLFFIALFLSIFVTGILELRWSGVSIEEWWRNEQFWVIGGVSAHLFAVIQGLLKVLAGIDTNFTVTSKATDDEDFGELYAFKWTTLLIPPTTILIINLVGVVAGISDAINNGYQSWGPLFGKLFFAFWVIVHLYPFLKGLMGRQNRTPTIVIIWSVLLASIFSLLWVRIDPFILKTKGPNTKQCGINC; via the exons ATGGAAGCCAGTGCCGGTCTCGTTGCTGGTTCTCACAACCGGAACGAGTTAGTTGTCATCCATGGCCACGAAGAG CCTAAGACACTGAAAAATCTGAATGGACAAGTCTGTGAGATATGTGGGGATGCGGCTGGGCTAACGGTGGATGGCGAACTCTTCGTGGCATGCAACGAGTGCGGTTTCCCAGTGTGCCGGTCGTGCTACGAGTACGAGAGAAGAGAAGGCAATCAACTGTGCCCTCAGTGCAAAACCAGATATAAACGTCTAAAAG GGAGTCCGAGGGTCGAGGGAGATGATGATGAGGAAGATATCGATGACATTGAACATGAATTCAACATAGATGAGGAAAAAAAGAATACCGATATTGCTGAATCCATGCTCCATGGGAAGATGAGTTACGGAAGAGGACAAGAAGACGAGGAAAACGCTCAATATCCGGCTGTTGTAGCCGGCGGTCGCTCCCATCAT GTTAGTGGAGAATTCCCGACTCCAAGTCATGCTTATGGTGGAGACCAAATGATGGGATCCTCTCTGCACAGGCGCGTGCATCCATATCCAGTCTCTGATGAAACTG GAGGTGCAAGATGGGATGATAAGAAACTGGAGATGGGTTGGAAAGAAAGGATGGAAGACTGGAAAATGCAGCAAGGAAATCTGGGGCCTGAATATGATGACTCCGCTGATCCGGAAATGACCAT TTTAGATGAAGCAAGACAACCGTTGTCAAGAAAAGTGCCAATTGCTTCGAGCAAAATTAATCCTTACCGAATGGTGATCGTGACTCGGCTGGTGGTACTGGCCTTCTTCCTTCGTTATCGAATCTTGAATCCCGTGCATGATGCATTTGGCCTCTGGCTCACTTCAATTATTTGTGAAATCTGGTTTGCTTTCTCATGGATTCTCGATCAGTTTCCAAAATGGTTCCCCATTGATAGGGAGACGTATCTTGATCGCCTTTCCCTCAG GTATGAAAGGGAAGCTGAACCAAACATGCTAGCTCCAGTCGATATATTTGTCAGTACAGTAGATCCCATGAAGGAACCACCTCTTGTTACAGCCAATACGGTTCTCTCAATACTTGCAATGGACTACCCTGTTGACAAAATCTCATGTTATATATCAGATGATGGTGCTTCAATGTGTACCTTTGAAGCACTATCAGAAACAGCAGAATTCGCTCGAAAATGGGTTCCTTTCTGCAAGAAGTTCTCTATAGAACCTCGAGCACCGGAGATGTATTTCTCGGAGAAGGTTGACTATTTGAAGGATAAAGTGCAGCCAACTTTTGTGCAGGAGCGAAGAGCTATGAAG AGAGAATATGAGGAATTCAAGGTCAGAATAAATGCACTGGTTGCAAAAGCCATTAAAGTTCCTCCTGGAGGATGGATCATGCAAGATGGGACTCCATGGCCTGGAAACAACACTAAGGATCATCCTGGTATGATTCAAGTCTTTCTAGGCCAAAATGGAGGCCGTGATGTGGAAGGACGTGAACTTCCTCGCCTAGTTTATGTGTCTCGGGAAAAGAGGCTAAGTTTTCAGCATCACAAAAAAGCTGGTGCGATGAATTCCCTG ATTCGAGTTTCTGGAGTTCTTACCAACGCTGCATTCATGTTGAACTTGGACTGTGACCACTACTTAAATAACAGCAAGGCTGTAAGAGAGGCGATGTGTTTTTTGATGGATCCTCAGGTTGGAAAGAAGGTTTGCTACGTCCAATTCCCTCAGAGGTTTGATGGGATAGATAAACATGACAGATATGCCAACAGAAATACAGTCTTCTTTGAT ATCAACATGAAAGGTCTAGACGGCATTCAAGGTCCAGTCTATGTTGGGACAGGGTGTGTCTTTAGAAGACAAGCTTTATACGGCTATGAACCTCCCAAGGGTCCCAAGCGTCCAAAAATGGTAAGCTGCGATTGCTGCCCATGCTTTGGACGCCGCAAAAAGCTTCCAAACTACTCTAAGAATGATCCCGATGGAGGGGTAAACATTCAAG GATTTGATGAAGACAATAAGATATTAATGTCTCAGatgaattttgaaaagaaatttgGACAATCACCAATATTTGTGACTTCAACCTTGATGATTGAAGGTGGTGTCCCACCTTCCTCAAGCCCAGCAGCTTTGCTAAAAGAAGCCATTCATGTCATAAGCTGTGGTTATGAAGACAAGACAGAATGGGGTTCTGAG CTGGGTTGGATTTACGGCTCTATCACAGAAGATATCCTCACAGGATTCAAGATGCATTGCCGCGGTTGGCGATCCATTTACTGTATGCCTAAAAGGGCTGCATTTAAGGGATCAGCTCCAATTAATCTATCAGATCGTCTCAATCAGGTGCTGCGATGGGCTCTTGGCTCTGTCGAGATCTTTTTCAGTCGCCATAGCCCTCTCTGGTATGGGTACAAAGAAGGAAACTTAAAGTGGCTAGAACGATTTGCATATGTCAACACGACTGTCTATCCCTTCACCTCTCTACCACTTCTTGCCTACTGTACCCTCCCTGCTATCTGCTTGCTCACTGGAAAATTCATCATGCCAGAG ATAAGCACCTTTGcaagtttattctttattgctCTTTTCCTATCGATATTTGTGACGGGTATTCTAGAGCTAAGGTGGAGTGGAGTTAGCATCGAGGAATGGTGGAGAAACGAGCAGTTTTGGGTGATTGGTGGTGTGTCTGCTCACCTCTTCGCCGTTATTCAAGGCCTTCTAAAAGTTTTGGCAGGAATAGACACAAACTTCACAGTAACATCCAAGGCAACAGATGATGAGGATTTTGGGGAGCTATACGCTTTCAAGTGGACAACACTCCTTATCCCTCCGACAACTATTTTGATAATAAACCTTGTTGGTGTTGTGGCTGGAATCTCGGATGCCATCAACAACGGGTATCAATCATGGGGTCCCCTATTCGGTAAGCTATTCTTTGCCTTTTGGGTGATCGTGCATCTCTACCCGTTCCTCAAAGGTCTCATGGGCAGGCAGAACAGGACTCCCACTATTGTTATTATATGGTCAGTGCTTCTAGCTTCAATCTTCTCTTTGCTTTGGGTTCGAATCGATCCCTTCATACTAAAAACTAAGGGGCCTAACACCAAGCAATGTGGGATTAACTGCTGA
- the LOC140991544 gene encoding AUGMIN subunit 8-like, translating into MDVCELPQALEKQSISDATKPPLIQAVNNHGTLQSRIREISSRYKSPAWSTGPKRCPSPNTSKTAPTSTVSGPKRAVSAERKRSRGPLSPPSPSPSTPVQDTSSEKLLTSKKIVGNKLHESLRPSAMRSLSVSFKSDIISVPMSKREKPVSNVLSDPALRTSSNIAHKQTELPASRKSTPERTSTPNKGKRSFDKSENSKPIDSLPACLVDQHRWPRTVNGKASSSALNRNINLTDKISKTASLSHSIKAESYPRRLSLEKITSDLLMSRTCCNSGKVMLNGCSSDDSSMRTQFTSLSSPDKTPLTYAAARAQSLPTSGLRPPSPPVSRGTSPARNKVGKPSSRGPSPTRAWQSSPSRQPQSSTSVLSFIADIKKGNKAANHIEDVHQLRLLYNRHLQWHYANARSYAVLHSLKVKAEKIFYSTWRTIASMLDSATAKRIHLQQLRLVLKLYSILDYQLTCLDQWALVERDHANSLTLVTQELQEGTIRIPVTEGARGDIETIKAAVCSAVDVMQAMGSSLCSILSQMEGMNSLVSQVADIAAQERAMLDECESLMSITAAFQVQEYSLRTHISQSRQVLGNDESAIFGF; encoded by the exons ATGGACGTATGTGAATTACCGCAAGCATTAGAGAAGCAATCTATATCAGATGCAACCAAACCTCCGTTGATCCAAGCTGTTAACAATCATGGAACCCTCCAGTCCCGAATCAGAGAAATTAGTTCTAGGTACAAGTCACCCGCATGGTCCACTGGACCGAAACGCTGCCCTTCGCCCAATACCAGCAAGACAGCTCCAACCTCAACTGTATCTGGTCCAAAGCGGGCTGTATCAGCAGAAAGAAAGCGCTCCCGTGGACCATTATCACCACCCAGTCCATCTCCATCAACACCAGTGCAGGATACATCCTCAGAAAAGCTACTGACATCAAAAAAGATCGTGGGCAATAAGTTACATGAGTCTTTAAGGCCATCTGCAATGCGGAGTCTCAGTGTTTCTTTTAAATCTGATATCATATCTGTTCCTATGAGCAAGAGAGAAAAACCAGTTTCAAATGTTCTCTCTGATCCAGCTCTGAGAACTTCGTCAAACATAGCTCATAAACAGACTGAACTACCCGCTTCAAGAAAATCCACACCAGAGAGAACGAGTACTCCAAATAAAGGAAAGAGGTCTTTTGATAAATCAGAGAACTCTAAACCCATTGATAGTTTACCTGCTTGTCTAGTGGATCAGCATCGATGGCCAAGAACAGTTAACGGAAAAGCGAGTTCTTCTGCTTTGAATAGAAACATCAATTTGACTGATAAGATAAGCAAAACTGCATCTTTATCCCATTCCATTAAGGCTGAGTCTTACCCCAGGAGATTATCTTTGGAAAAAATTACCAGTGATTTGTTAATGTCAAGAACTTGCTGTAACAGTGGCAAAGTTATGTTGAATGGATGCTCATCTGATGATAGTTCCATGAGGACACAGTTTACCTCTTTAAGTTCGCCAGATAAAACACCATTGACGTACGCTGCAGCAAGAGCCCAATCTCTGCCAACTTCTGGATTGCGCCCTCCATCGCCACCGGTGTCTAGAGGGACTAGTCCAGCTAGAAATAAGGTTGGCAAGCCTTCTTCTAGAGGACCCAGTCCTACTCGGGCATGGCAATCCAGTCCATCCCGACAACCTCAAAGTTCAACTTCTGTTCTTAGCTTTATTGCTGATATTAAGAAAGGAAATAAGGCTGCAAATCACATCGAAGACGTGCATCAGCTGCGGTTGTTATACAATAGACACTTGCAATGGCATTATGCAAATGCCCGAAGTTATGCTGTATTGCATTCACTGAAAGTAAAAGCAGAG aaaatattttatagcaCCTGGAGGACAATTGCGTCTATGTTGGACTCGGCAACTGCAAAAAGGATACACCTTCAGCAGCTGAGGCTCGTCTTGAAACTTTACTCAATTTTGGACTATCAA CTGACTTGTCTTGATCAGTGGGCTTTGGTTGAAAGAGACCATGCCAACTCATTAACCTTGGTCACCCAAGAACTGCAAGAAGGTACCATCCGTATTCCAGTCACTGAAGGAGCAAGG GGAGATATTGAAACTATTAAAGCAGCTGTATGCTCTGCTGTTGATGTGATGCAGGCTATGGGATCCTCTTTATGTTCCATTCTTTCACAG ATGGAGGGGATGAATTCTTTGGTTTCCCAAGTTGCTGATATAGCAGCACAAGAAAGAGCAATGCTTGATGAATGTGAATCACTAATGAGCATTACAGCTGCATTCCAG GTGCAAGAATACAGCCTCAGAACCCATATATCTCAGTCGAGACAAGTTTTGGGAAATGACGAATCAGCAATATTCGGATTTTAA